The following are encoded in a window of Toxoplasma gondii RH apicoplast, complete genome genomic DNA:
- a CDS encoding ribosomal protein S11: MITNKIFTLYIKSTGKNTFLSLLQNNLIFNTNKLILDKKQNILNTYSCGNFGFKNRKKETAFACSFIVTKILLLIINLKIKFFHIVMKGIGLYRKIILTTILTFLNEHPDLKLLSITDLTQSSFNGCSSKKRKKH, translated from the coding sequence ATGATAACAAATAAAATATTTACTTTATATATTAAATCTACAGGTAAAAATACTTTTTTATCTTTATTACAAAATAATCTAATATTTAATACTAATAAATTAATTTTAGATAAAAAACAAAATATTTTAAATACTTATTCATGCGGGAATTTTGGTTTTAAAAATAGAAAAAAAGAAACTGCATTTGCTTGTAGTTTTATAGTTACTAAAATTTTATTATTAATTATAAATTTAAAAATTAAATTTTTTCATATTGTTATGAAAGGAATAGGATTATATAGAAAAATTATATTAACTACTATTTTAACATTTTTAAATGAACATCCTGATTTAAAACTATTATCTATAACAGATTTAACGCAAAGTTCTTTTAATGGATGTTCTTCAAAAAAAAGAAAAAAACATTAA
- the tufA gene encoding elongation factor Tu: MAKEIFKKQKPHINIGTIGHVDHGKTTLTAAITYVLAKNNQAKLKTYKEIDCAPEEIARGITIKTSHIEYETAVRHYAHIDCPGHADYIKNMITGAAQMDGAILVVSAVDGPMPQTKEHLLLAKQIGISNIIVFLNKIDLIDDNEILELVELETRELLDKYNFSSDTPIITGSALKALDNNLTSNIWVDKIYELLTALDSYIPLPKRDLDKPFLLAIEDIFSITGRGTVVTGKIERGSIKLGDTVTMLGFNISKNVVVIGLEMFQKTLEIGEAGDNVGILLRGIQKTEVKRGMILSKPLTMTLHSIFQADVYILTVAEGGREKPIFEGYCPQFYLYTINITGSIKFSSETKETGTKMILPGDRVKLNVTLIYSIAMEKGMRFAIREGGRTIGAGIITDIIK; this comes from the coding sequence ATGGCTAAAGAAATTTTTAAAAAACAAAAACCTCATATAAATATAGGAACAATTGGACATGTAGATCATGGAAAAACTACTTTAACTGCTGCTATTACTTATGTATTAGCTAAAAATAATCAAGCAAAACTTAAAACTTACAAAGAAATTGATTGTGCTCCTGAAGAAATAGCTAGAGGAATTACAATTAAAACTTCACATATTGAATATGAAACTGCTGTAAGACATTATGCTCATATTGATTGTCCTGGACATGCTGATTATATTAAGAATATGATTACTGGAGCCGCACAAATGGATGGAGCAATCTTAGTAGTATCTGCTGTAGATGGGCCAATGCCACAAACTAAAGAACATTTATTATTAGCTAAACAAATAGGTATTTCAAATATTATTGTATTTCTAAATAAAATAGATTTAATAGACGATAACGAAATTTTAGAGTTAGTAGAATTAGAAACTCGTGAATTATTAGATAAATATAATTTTTCATCAGATACACCTATTATTACTGGTTCTGCTTTAAAAGCTTTAGATAATAATTTAACATCAAATATTTGGGTAGATAAAATTTATGAATTATTAACAGCTTTAGATTCATATATCCCTTTACCAAAAAGAGATTTAGATAAACCTTTTCTTTTAGCTATTGAAGATATATTTTCAATTACAGGAAGAGGTACAGTAGTTACTGGAAAAATTGAAAGAGGTTCTATTAAATTAGGCGATACAGTAACAATGTTAGGTTTTAATATTTCTAAAAATGTAGTAGTTATAGGATTAGAAATGTTTCAAAAAACCTTAGAAATAGGTGAAGCTGGAGACAATGTAGGTATTTTATTAAGAGGTATTCAAAAAACTGAAGTAAAACGTGGTATGATTTTATCAAAACCTTTAACTATGACTCTTCATTCTATATTTCAAGCAGATGTATATATTTTAACTGTAGCTGAAGGTGGTAGAGAAAAACCTATTTTTGAAGGATATTGCCCTCAATTTTATTTATATACGATAAATATTACAGGTTCAATAAAATTTTCTTCAGAAACAAAAGAAACTGGTACAAAAATGATTCTTCCTGGAGATAGAGTTAAATTAAATGTTACATTAATTTATTCTATTGCAATGGAAAAAGGTATGAGATTTGCTATTAGAGAAGGA
- a CDS encoding ribosomal protein S7 (in frame UGA codon predicted to encode tryptophan), giving the protein MIYFYQKQFTIFYLIQKLILSGKKRKTGNLVLNFLILFKRKNKDYLYNLEKIIIKLMVFFTFKMKKINTSIYQVPQPIIYKKSLFKAISWLVKAIKNKSKNKISTYKKLYLECDNILKQQGKALINRILIYLTYKK; this is encoded by the coding sequence ATGATTTATTTTTATCAAAAACAATTTACAATTTTTTATTTAATTCAAAAATTAATACTTTCTGGTAAAAAAAGAAAAACTGGAAATTTAGTATTAAATTTTTTAATTTTATTTAAAAGAAAAAATAAAGATTATTTATATAATTTAGAAAAAATAATTATAAAATTAATGGTATTTTTTACTTTTAAAATGAAAAAAATAAATACTTCTATTTATCAAGTACCACAACCAATTATATATAAAAAATCATTATTTAAAGCTATTTCATGATTAGTTAAAGCTATAAAAAATAAATCAAAAAATAAAATATCAACATATAAAAAATTATATTTAGAATGTGATAATATTTTAAAACAACAAGGTAAAGCTTTAATTAATAGAATCCTTATTTATTTAACGTATAAAAAATAA
- the rps12 gene encoding ribosomal protein S12 translates to MLTNNQLLKHSRIKKKKQSYNFYTKPQIKGLCIKVFTRTPKKPNSALRKIAKIKLKNKKEILAYIPGEGHALQDHNFVLIKKGRVQDLPGIKYKVIRGVLDTIGVLNRKSSRSKYGTKKII, encoded by the coding sequence ATGCTTACAAATAATCAATTATTAAAACATTCACGTATAAAAAAAAAAAAACAATCTTATAATTTTTATACTAAACCACAAATTAAAGGTTTATGTATTAAAGTTTTTACACGAACTCCTAAAAAACCTAACTCAGCTTTAAGAAAAATAGCTAAAATAAAACTTAAAAATAAAAAAGAAATTTTAGCTTATATTCCTGGAGAAGGTCATGCTTTACAAGATCATAATTTTGTTTTAATAAAAAAAGGAAGAGTACAAGATTTACCTGGAATTAAATATAAAGTAATTAGAGGTGTTTTAGATACTATAGGAGTTTTAAATAGAAAATCTAGTAGATCTAAATATGGTACAAAGAAAATAATATAA